The following nucleotide sequence is from SAR324 cluster bacterium.
GTTGGCTGTTCCGGGAAAGTAGTGCGGACCTTGGCTCCGGACACCGTCGATGAAAAGCGTATCAATCTGGAAGCCAACAAGTCTTATCGGCAAGTCATCGCAGAATCGAAGCTTTCCCAGGACCAGCGCTTGGTAGAAATGGTCAAGCGTGTGGGAATGCGGATTGCGAAAGCTTCTGGTGAGCCTTTTGACTGGGAGATCGAACTGATCGAGAGCTCTGAACTCAACGCTTGGTGTATGCCAGGAGGCAAGATGGCGGTCTACACGGGGATCCTTCCAGTCCTCAAGACCGAGGGGGCTTTGGCGGCAGTGATCGGTCATGAAGTTGCTCACGCCACTCGCCGTCATGGAATGAATGGTTACGCACAAGCTATCGAAAATCAGCTAGCGACCGCTGCAGTGGCTGGAATCGCAGTGCTGGCCGCAGAATTCTACTGTGAGTCGCAGGAGTGCAAGGCTCTCGCAACGATTGGGGGAGCCGCCGGTGCGATGGGATTAGCTTTCTTTGAGCGTAAGTTTAGTCGTGATGACGAGACCGATGCTGATCGTATAGGTCAAATCTACATGGCCAAGGCTGGTTATGATCCAGCAGAGGCGATTGAAGTCTGGGAACGTATGGCCAAGGCGACGGGTGGCGAAAGCGGTCCAGAATTTATGTCTACCCATCCCAGCAATGAAAATCGCAAGCAGCGACTCTCTCAATGGCTCTCCGAAACCAAGTCACTTTATGAAAAAGCACCACAAAAGCATGGGATTGGAGAAACTATTTTTTGAATCAATTCTAAGAAGTAAAAGAACTTGAGAGGAGGCAGCTTGGAGCCAGTGAATTAGGCTGGTCCAGCTGCTTTGAGAGACAGGGTAGCGATCAGCTAACGGATTGTTGTCCTGCAGCGTCGTGCTTCAGACGTACTTTCTCTTGAAGGGTCTCACGAAAATTTGACAGAAAAGCTGTGAAGGTCTTGAACTTTGGAACATGCTTTTTCTTTGTAGCCATTGGATCCTCCTAGGCATAATTTAATTTTAACGGCGAGGGACTATAACCATATCGCCTTGTGCAATGACCAATGGTTTATCAAAGCTAATTTGAGTTGGGGAGGAGAGTTGGGGGAGAGGTGACCTCTCTTCGTCATACTTGAGAACTACATAGGCATGATTCTCTGCTTGCATCCCAATCCACCGCTGTTCATACTGCTAACATCAATACTTACCTTCACTACTTCCAACAGGTTCAAAGCATGAGCAAACCCATTTCTGGTAAAAGTGCGCCTTCTCAGTTCAAGTACATCGGCAAGCCCAGGGGGACCATCGACGCTCCCGAAAAACTCAAGGGGCAAGCCCGTTACACCGCAGATCTTCAGCTACCCGGAATGCTGCATCTCCGGCCAGTTCTAAGTCCTCATGCCCACGCACGTATTGTTTCAATTGACAAGGAAGCCGCCCTTGCGATGCCTGGAGTTCGTGCTGTGCTTGACGCTAGCGATTTGACTCACTGGAGAAAAAAAGCGGCCTCCCGTGTGGGAGCCCTGTTGGCTCGCGATGAAGTGATGTTTCAGGGTCACCCCGTTGTTGTAGTTGTCGGAGAAACTCCCGAGGCAGCTTGGGACGGAGCCTCTGCAGTTGATGTGGATTATGAAGAGTTGGATGTGGTCGCTGATATTACCACCGCGCTCAAGCCAGGAGCCTCGCTCGTGTGGCCCAATGGAATCCCACGTGATGAATCAGATGTCAGTGGGGATCATGGAGCTGTAGAGAAAGGTGATACTGACTCAGGCAGTCTTCCCCCCAACGTCCATTCCATGAACTCGTACACAAGGGGGAGTGTGGAAGAGGGATTCGCAGAAGCAGATCTAGTGTTGGAACGCAACTATCGTACTGGAATTGTTCATCAGGGCTACATGGAACCTCAGGTTTGTATCGCCAGTCCAGATCCGATGGGGATCATGACAATTTATACGAGCACCCAGGGTCCCAGAACAGTGCACAATGATGTGTCTCGATTGCTTGATTTGCCTCATACGAGGGTAAAGGTCATACCAATGGTGATCGGCGGGGGCTTTGGTGGAAAGCACGGAATGTTGGAGCCCTTAGCTGCAGCGGTAGCGTTGGAGATGAAAGCTCCAGTAAAATTGGAGTTGACTCGAACGGAAGACTTCATGACTTCAATGCCGGCGCCTGCTGCCGAAGTCTGGCTCAAGATGGGAGTCAAGCAGGATGGAACCATCTGCGCAATTCAAGCAAGGATTGACGTAGACAATGGGGTCTTTGCAGCTGCCTGGTGGAGTGGACTACTTGCCCAACTGCTAGCCAGTGGGTATCGCACACCTCACTTGAAAATTGATTGCCGTGAAGTTGTCACTCACAAACCTATGGCAGGAGCCTACCGAGCCCCAACCGCACAGACCGCTAGTTTTGCCATGGAGTCTCACATGGATGAACTGGCCCGCAGCCTAAAGCTGGATCCACTGGAATTCCGCCTACAGAATGCAGCTGGCTCCGGTGACTTGATGAGTAATGGGAATCCATGGCCGAGCCTAGGACTGAAAGAGTGTCTTACTACGCTCAAGGAGAGTGCTCTCTGGCAGCAGCGCCAAACCAATAAAAACGAAGGTTGGGGTATTGCCGTTGGCTTATGGCCTTGTGGTGTGTCACCAGCATCTGCAGTCTGCCGGATGTTGCCCAATGGGAATGTTCAGGTGCAAGTGGGATCCGTGGATATTTCTGGTATCAACAGTGGATTTGTCCAGATTGTTGCGGAAGTTCTCTCCATTGACCCCTCGAAAGTAGAGATCATCCAGGTTGATTCCCATGCTGGTCCAGTGGCTCCACCAAGTGGTGGTAGCCAGGTCAGCTATAGTCTAGCTGGAGCCATTTCTGGTGCCACTAGAAACATCAAGGATCAGCTCGCCAAGTTAGCTGCCGAACACTTTGAGGCATCCGAGCAGGATTTGGTGTTTGAGGATGGTTCTGTTCATGTGAGTGGTCTGCCCAGTAAAACCATCTCGTTAGCGAAATTGGCCAAGCAAGCTGAATCTCGCAAAGGTGGAGCTGGTCCGGTGATTGCGACATCCAGCAATTCCATCCAGGAAAATGCACCTGCTGTTGCTGTTCACGCTGTCAAGGTAGCGGTTGATTCAGAAACCGGAAAGGTGACCCCAAAAAACTACATTGCTGTCCAAGATGTGGGCTTTGCGATCAACCCAATGTTGATTGAGGGTCAGGTACAAGGAGGCGTGTTGCAAGGGCTTGGCTGGGGGCTTTGGGAAGAAATGCCTTACGATGCCCAAGGCCAGTTATTGGCTTCGAATTTTCTCGATTATGCCATGCCACGGGCGGATGATTCTGTATTCGTTGATGCGGTGCTGGTGGAAAATCCCTCTCCGCTGGGTCCTTTAGGAATCCGTGGCGTGGGAGAGCCACCGATTGTTCCGGGTGGAGCTGCGGTTGCCAACGCCGTACGAGAGGTCACTGGGGTGCGCTTTGAGCAATTACCCATTCGGCCCCAAGCTCTTTGGAAGGCTATGAATTCCTGAGCCTGAGAAAACTGGAGTTTTGTAAATGGAATACCACGAAGCCCCTTGAGTTGGAAAAGTTCGGAGATGAAAGCACTGTTTCTTGGAATCACATTCATTCTTACGGCCCAGATCGGGCTGGCAGCAAAAAGTGTGAGACTCGATTCGGCTAGAATCAAGGACTGCTTTATCCTTGGATACTGTGATGTGCAGATCATGGATTCCGAGGAACTTCCGAGAGGCTGGCGAGAAAGACAACTTGACCAGCCCGTTCTCCGTATTCGGATTCTGGACATCAATGAGGCCGATCAATTTGCTTGTCGAGACATCTCTAGGCAGACAAAGTGGGAATATGCCAAAACGCAACTTCGGGACGCTCCCACACTTCGCTTGGAAATCAACGGCAAATTCAAAGGAACTCATGCAACGAGAGTCTTCGTCGATGACAAGTCACTTGCTGATTTGATTATACAGTTTGCCTGCTGAAGGGATCGTACTGGATAGCGAAAGTTGAGTTCGAACTCCCTCTGCTCATCTTTCCTCACAATCAGTTCTTCCAATCAGCCCACCAAAATTACCCCAACCTAATTTCAATTGAATGAACGTCTAAGCACAGAAATAGTGCCATCAATGTTTCATTTTGGGTGTTTTACTCCTTGATTATTCACGACAAAAATCTAGTCTTCGATGATTCAAAATCAATAATTTATAATCACCTCAAACAAAGATTCAGCCATGATCAGAAACCAGGTAAAAAAACCATTGATCATACAATTGGTA
It contains:
- a CDS encoding M48 family metallopeptidase, with amino-acid sequence MWKRLIIGLITGLMLVGCSGKVVRTLAPDTVDEKRINLEANKSYRQVIAESKLSQDQRLVEMVKRVGMRIAKASGEPFDWEIELIESSELNAWCMPGGKMAVYTGILPVLKTEGALAAVIGHEVAHATRRHGMNGYAQAIENQLATAAVAGIAVLAAEFYCESQECKALATIGGAAGAMGLAFFERKFSRDDETDADRIGQIYMAKAGYDPAEAIEVWERMAKATGGESGPEFMSTHPSNENRKQRLSQWLSETKSLYEKAPQKHGIGETIF
- a CDS encoding xanthine dehydrogenase family protein molybdopterin-binding subunit → MSKPISGKSAPSQFKYIGKPRGTIDAPEKLKGQARYTADLQLPGMLHLRPVLSPHAHARIVSIDKEAALAMPGVRAVLDASDLTHWRKKAASRVGALLARDEVMFQGHPVVVVVGETPEAAWDGASAVDVDYEELDVVADITTALKPGASLVWPNGIPRDESDVSGDHGAVEKGDTDSGSLPPNVHSMNSYTRGSVEEGFAEADLVLERNYRTGIVHQGYMEPQVCIASPDPMGIMTIYTSTQGPRTVHNDVSRLLDLPHTRVKVIPMVIGGGFGGKHGMLEPLAAAVALEMKAPVKLELTRTEDFMTSMPAPAAEVWLKMGVKQDGTICAIQARIDVDNGVFAAAWWSGLLAQLLASGYRTPHLKIDCREVVTHKPMAGAYRAPTAQTASFAMESHMDELARSLKLDPLEFRLQNAAGSGDLMSNGNPWPSLGLKECLTTLKESALWQQRQTNKNEGWGIAVGLWPCGVSPASAVCRMLPNGNVQVQVGSVDISGINSGFVQIVAEVLSIDPSKVEIIQVDSHAGPVAPPSGGSQVSYSLAGAISGATRNIKDQLAKLAAEHFEASEQDLVFEDGSVHVSGLPSKTISLAKLAKQAESRKGGAGPVIATSSNSIQENAPAVAVHAVKVAVDSETGKVTPKNYIAVQDVGFAINPMLIEGQVQGGVLQGLGWGLWEEMPYDAQGQLLASNFLDYAMPRADDSVFVDAVLVENPSPLGPLGIRGVGEPPIVPGGAAVANAVREVTGVRFEQLPIRPQALWKAMNS